Proteins from a single region of Rhodospirillales bacterium:
- a CDS encoding cyclic nucleotide-binding domain-containing protein, with protein MHYIEAVTLLRRIPVFASLDSPSLKLLAFSSAYLSFDDGEALCHQGDPGDSVFVIDDGAVEVTIEVNGKPAHLANLGRHDLFGEMAVICNLPRTADVWARGPLKVLKIEGDVFLRLVTGNAEASLGVMRVLSERLMRFIELYERLKRSLPAGTCPKAPVAPG; from the coding sequence GTGCACTACATCGAAGCCGTAACGCTGCTTCGCCGTATTCCGGTGTTTGCCTCGCTGGATTCGCCGAGTTTGAAGCTGCTGGCGTTCTCCAGCGCCTATCTTTCGTTCGATGACGGTGAGGCGCTTTGCCATCAAGGCGATCCCGGCGACAGCGTGTTCGTGATCGACGATGGTGCGGTCGAGGTGACGATCGAGGTGAACGGTAAGCCGGCCCACCTCGCCAATCTCGGGCGTCACGATCTGTTCGGCGAGATGGCGGTCATTTGTAACCTGCCGCGCACGGCCGACGTCTGGGCGCGCGGGCCGCTGAAGGTGCTCAAAATTGAAGGGGACGTGTTCTTGCGGCTGGTCACGGGCAACGCCGAGGCGTCGCTCGGCGTCATGCGGGTCCTGAGTGAGCGGCTGATGCGCTTTATCGAACTCTATGAACGTCTCAAGCGCTCGCTGCCGGCAGGAACCTGCCCCAAGGCACCGGTCGCTCCAGGTTGA
- a CDS encoding ABC transporter ATP-binding protein, whose amino-acid sequence MEPTLFQYIKKYSWREQILLLVFTCISFPFLYASLELPKIIVNKAIAATDFPKSVYGLNFEQVEYLAVLCGIFLLLVGINGGFKYFINVFKGRLGERMLRRLRYQLFTQTLRFPVPHFRRTSQGEIIAMITSEVEMLGGFIGDAVAQPAFQGGTLLTILVFMFAQDVVLGLAAIALYPLQVYLIPKLQRQVNALAKERVRTVRRLSERIGESITCIEEIHANDSSERHRADFSRWVGTIYQIRLKIYRKKFFIKFLNNFMAQLTPFFFYSIGGYLVVRGNLTFGALVAVLSAYKDLSSPWKELLDWYQQKEDTRVKYDQLIEQFQPAGMLPEELQRPADGPVPRLAGRVVVSNLTLEDESGVKTVDLANFSFALGERVALLGDAGSGADVLAQMLARIILPTSGVICIGDDNLAALPESVTGRRIAYVGQHVALVNGTLRDNLLYAVRHQPVTRADASAGSLRAESMYEARCTGNTESDLDDEWIDYKDIGVETASTFSLGVNQLLVFVGVEPDVLAFGLRSSANLGQRAELARHILEARLRLRQRLKERRYAGLIEVFDRDRYNQNMTVAENLMFGLPIGPTFNLDHLSDHPFVRDIFDRVDLRDEFFAMGVRVAKIMLDLFRDLPPGHDFFERFSFISAENLAAYEAAVRRVESAGFAAAAEDDRNILSSLPFRLIPARHRLGLLDDSIERRLLKARHAFAEELPDNLRSAVAFFDPDAYNPAASVQDNILFGKVVYGRQQAQREVGALIGEIVDELDLRAAIVDLGLDFEVGIGGGRLSAAQRQKFAIARALLKRPDLFVFDNATTVIDAASQAEILTKLLQYQTNAGIVWVTSDENEAEAFDRVILMEGGRVVGQGGRHDAARKANEREMAPAADEGEEAHACTTSKP is encoded by the coding sequence ATGGAGCCAACTCTTTTTCAATACATTAAAAAATATAGCTGGAGAGAGCAGATTCTCCTGCTTGTCTTTACGTGTATTTCATTTCCTTTTCTCTACGCCTCCCTCGAACTTCCGAAGATCATCGTCAACAAGGCGATTGCAGCGACTGACTTTCCCAAGTCCGTGTATGGGCTGAACTTCGAACAAGTCGAATATCTTGCAGTCTTGTGCGGCATTTTTCTCCTGCTGGTCGGGATAAACGGCGGGTTCAAATACTTCATCAACGTGTTCAAGGGCCGTCTCGGTGAGCGCATGTTGCGCCGGTTGCGTTATCAGTTGTTCACCCAGACTCTGCGATTTCCGGTTCCGCACTTTCGCCGGACCTCTCAGGGCGAAATCATCGCCATGATCACCTCCGAGGTCGAGATGCTGGGGGGATTTATCGGCGATGCCGTGGCTCAGCCGGCATTCCAGGGCGGTACCTTGCTGACCATTCTCGTGTTCATGTTCGCCCAGGATGTCGTCCTCGGTCTTGCGGCGATCGCCCTTTATCCATTGCAAGTCTATCTGATTCCGAAGCTGCAAAGGCAGGTCAACGCGCTTGCCAAGGAGCGGGTGCGCACCGTACGTCGGTTGTCGGAACGTATCGGTGAATCGATCACCTGTATCGAAGAGATTCACGCCAATGATTCGTCGGAGCGGCACAGGGCAGATTTTTCGCGCTGGGTTGGAACGATTTATCAGATCAGACTCAAGATCTATCGCAAAAAATTCTTTATTAAATTTCTGAATAACTTCATGGCTCAATTAACGCCATTTTTCTTCTATTCTATTGGCGGGTATCTTGTTGTTCGCGGAAATCTTACCTTTGGTGCGCTGGTTGCTGTTCTTTCCGCTTATAAGGATTTATCATCTCCGTGGAAGGAACTGCTCGACTGGTATCAGCAGAAAGAGGACACGCGGGTCAAGTACGATCAACTGATCGAACAGTTTCAGCCGGCGGGAATGCTGCCGGAAGAGCTTCAGCGCCCCGCCGACGGTCCCGTGCCCCGTCTCGCCGGGCGCGTGGTCGTATCCAACCTGACGCTCGAAGACGAGTCCGGCGTCAAGACCGTCGATCTGGCGAATTTTTCCTTCGCGTTGGGCGAGCGCGTTGCGCTGCTCGGCGACGCGGGATCGGGTGCCGACGTGCTCGCGCAGATGCTGGCCCGGATCATCCTGCCAACCAGCGGCGTGATCTGCATTGGCGACGACAACCTTGCCGCGCTGCCGGAATCCGTGACCGGACGGCGAATCGCCTACGTCGGCCAGCACGTCGCTCTCGTCAACGGTACCCTTCGCGACAATCTGCTCTACGCCGTGCGCCATCAGCCGGTGACGCGCGCCGATGCCTCCGCCGGATCGTTACGGGCGGAGAGCATGTACGAGGCGCGCTGTACCGGTAATACCGAAAGCGATCTCGACGACGAATGGATCGATTATAAGGATATCGGCGTCGAAACCGCATCGACGTTCTCTCTCGGGGTGAACCAACTGCTGGTTTTCGTCGGCGTCGAACCCGATGTCCTAGCGTTCGGATTGCGCAGTTCAGCCAATCTTGGACAGCGCGCCGAACTTGCCCGGCACATTCTCGAGGCGCGCCTGCGGTTGCGTCAGCGCCTCAAGGAACGGCGATATGCCGGCCTGATCGAGGTCTTCGACCGCGATCGATACAATCAGAACATGACCGTCGCCGAAAATCTGATGTTCGGGCTGCCGATCGGGCCGACGTTCAATCTTGATCACCTCAGCGACCATCCCTTCGTCCGCGATATTTTCGATCGTGTCGATCTGCGCGACGAATTTTTCGCCATGGGCGTTCGCGTCGCCAAGATCATGCTCGACCTCTTTCGCGACCTTCCACCGGGCCATGACTTCTTCGAGCGGTTCAGCTTCATCAGCGCCGAGAACCTGGCTGCTTACGAGGCAGCCGTCCGCCGGGTCGAGAGCGCAGGGTTCGCCGCTGCGGCCGAAGACGACCGCAACATCCTCTCATCGCTGCCGTTTCGGCTTATTCCCGCCCGCCACCGATTGGGTCTTCTCGATGACAGTATCGAACGGCGCCTGTTGAAGGCGCGGCACGCCTTTGCCGAGGAATTACCCGATAACTTGCGGTCCGCCGTCGCCTTTTTCGATCCGGATGCCTATAACCCGGCGGCGTCGGTTCAGGACAATATCCTGTTCGGGAAGGTCGTCTACGGCCGTCAGCAGGCACAACGGGAGGTCGGTGCGCTGATCGGTGAGATCGTCGACGAACTTGACCTACGCGCCGCCATCGTCGATCTCGGCCTCGATTTCGAGGTCGGAATTGGCGGGGGCCGCCTGTCGGCTGCCCAACGCCAGAAGTTCGCCATCGCGCGCGCTTTGCTCAAGCGCCCGGACCTGTTCGTCTTCGACAACGCGACGACGGTGATCGACGCTGCCAGTCAAGCCGAAATCTTGACGAAACTGCTTCAGTATCAGACGAACGCAGGGATAGTATGGGTTACGAGCGATGAGAACGAGGCCGAGGCGTTCGACCGCGTCATCCTGATGGAAGGCGGGCGGGTGGTCGGGCAAGGGGGGAGGCACGACGCGGCGCGCAAGGCGAATGAACGTGAAATGGCCCCGGCTGCAGACGAAGGGGAGGAGGCGCACGCGTGCACTACATCGAAGCCGTAA